From Streptomyces sp. HUAS MG91, the proteins below share one genomic window:
- a CDS encoding TetR/AcrR family transcriptional regulator, with amino-acid sequence MGVVTPPKQDRSRATRRKLLESAVACLAERGWSGSTVSVVAEHAGVSRGAAQHHFPTREDLFTAAVEYVAEERSTALRGLNPQGRAEAVAALVDLYTGPLFRAALHLWVAASNEPQLGGRVVDLEARVGRETHRIAVGLLGADESVPGVREVVQGLLDMARGLGLANLLTDDAARRRRVIAEWTAIVDRALTPSR; translated from the coding sequence ATGGGTGTTGTGACCCCGCCCAAACAGGACCGCTCGCGCGCGACGCGCCGCAAGCTCCTGGAGTCCGCGGTGGCCTGCCTGGCCGAGCGCGGCTGGTCCGGCTCCACCGTGTCCGTCGTCGCCGAGCACGCCGGGGTGTCCCGGGGCGCCGCCCAGCACCACTTCCCGACCCGCGAGGACCTGTTCACGGCCGCCGTCGAGTACGTCGCCGAGGAGCGGTCCACCGCGCTGCGCGGGCTGAATCCGCAGGGGCGGGCCGAGGCCGTCGCGGCCCTGGTCGACCTCTACACCGGGCCACTGTTCCGGGCCGCGCTGCACCTGTGGGTCGCCGCGTCCAACGAGCCGCAGCTCGGGGGCCGGGTCGTGGACCTGGAGGCCCGGGTCGGCCGCGAGACCCACCGCATCGCGGTCGGACTCCTCGGCGCAGACGAGTCCGTCCCGGGGGTACGGGAGGTCGTCCAGGGCCTGCTCGACATGGCCCGGGGCCTCGGCCTGGCCAATCTCCTCACGGACGACGCCGCCCGCCGCCGGCGCGTCATCGCCGAGTGGACCGCCATCGTGGATCGCGCTCTGACCCCGTCCCGCTGA
- a CDS encoding aminotransferase class III-fold pyridoxal phosphate-dependent enzyme: MAHWPPLFYSAPLEIVAGEGRELMAADGRRYLDFYGGVAVNLLGYADPELDKAVSEQMASGVVHCSTFYLHRKQVELAEAVAARSGIPDAAVFFTTSGSEAVEAALLAVREFRGAERVLAVEGSYHGRTLGALACTGQPAWQGRVRNPFPVTFLDERRDLSAEVGDDVAALIAEPVQGVAGAVPLARGRLRGYQDVLAPAGVPLVVDEVQTGWGRTGRWWGYEWHDVRPDVIVFAKGLGGGFTIGGVVGRREILDALPMPSISTFGGGPLAAAAGLRVVQAVEERGLVAHAGRLGRLLAHELGRRLGDRARVQGQGLLLGIAFHDAAGEPDAALAAAVHEECRHRGLLVGLGGTAGNCLRLMPPLTLTEEEARCGTELLVAAVATCS, translated from the coding sequence ATGGCGCACTGGCCCCCGCTCTTCTACTCCGCGCCGCTGGAGATCGTCGCCGGGGAGGGCCGCGAGCTCATGGCCGCCGACGGGCGCCGCTACCTGGACTTCTACGGTGGGGTGGCGGTCAATCTCCTCGGCTACGCGGATCCCGAGCTGGACAAAGCCGTCAGCGAGCAGATGGCCAGCGGAGTGGTGCACTGTTCGACCTTCTACCTGCACCGCAAGCAGGTGGAGCTCGCCGAGGCCGTCGCCGCCCGGTCCGGGATCCCCGACGCCGCGGTCTTCTTCACCACGTCGGGGTCCGAGGCGGTGGAGGCGGCGCTGCTCGCGGTGCGGGAGTTCCGCGGGGCCGAGCGCGTGCTGGCGGTGGAAGGCTCGTACCACGGAAGGACGTTGGGAGCGCTGGCCTGCACCGGCCAGCCCGCCTGGCAGGGGCGGGTGCGCAACCCGTTCCCGGTGACGTTCCTCGACGAGCGGCGGGATCTCTCCGCGGAGGTCGGTGACGACGTCGCCGCCCTGATCGCCGAGCCGGTGCAGGGAGTCGCCGGTGCGGTGCCGCTGGCGCGGGGCCGCCTGCGCGGCTATCAGGACGTCCTGGCCCCGGCCGGGGTGCCGCTGGTGGTGGACGAGGTGCAGACCGGGTGGGGACGCACGGGCCGCTGGTGGGGCTACGAGTGGCACGACGTGCGGCCGGACGTGATCGTTTTCGCCAAGGGGCTGGGGGGCGGCTTCACCATCGGCGGGGTGGTCGGCCGGCGGGAGATCCTGGACGCGCTGCCGATGCCGTCGATCTCGACGTTCGGCGGCGGCCCGCTGGCGGCGGCCGCGGGACTCCGCGTCGTACAGGCCGTCGAGGAGCGGGGCCTGGTGGCGCACGCGGGCCGGCTGGGGCGGCTCCTCGCGCACGAGCTGGGCCGCCGCCTGGGCGACCGCGCGCGGGTGCAGGGGCAGGGGCTGCTGCTCGGCATCGCCTTCCACGACGCGGCGGGCGAGCCCGACGCGGCCCTCGCGGCAGCGGTGCACGAGGAGTGCCGCCACCGTGGGCTGCTGGTGGGCCTGGGCGGAACGGCGGGGAACTGCCTGCGCCTGATGCCGCCGCTGACCTTGACCGAAGAGGAGGCACGCTGCGGCACGGAGTTGCTCGTCGCGGCGGTCGCCACCTGTTCATGA
- a CDS encoding amino acid adenylation domain-containing protein produces MNSEAQHSGSAERFALTPVQQAYRLGQEEGPLGGVACHMYFEFDGTRLDTERLAAAVEQVQQHHALLRARFDDLDQARVGARAPAGLRPENRPLEQVREEMAASHPVMDGGGGLDVRVSELPDGGSRLHVGLALIAADPPSIHTVLRDLAAAYRRETLTDPAEFDFSAFAASRAAASGAHEAPEQLPNPPKLPSSASADHVVGARFVRHPVPLDAQVMERLDRRAAREDVAVTDLLFAAFAHTVDRWSEVDDFVLNVPDFTRPAGAEGVVGDFSTLRAVQVPLSRADSLREVVSRAAAALRSEAPTVHDLVSWARERGQDLRTLGVVYTRVGAPWAPASCTETFGPMSWMISQTPQVHLDCLVAPAYEGGPPEMAWDVVEEMLPAPVVEAMAGYCAATLTALADGDWDLPADLPLPDDQRRARADVNATEAETSDLLLHEAVLRHAAHEGDRPALFSDRVRWNRTQLADAALRTASLLVDRGLSAGDPVGVCLSDGVDQVQAVLGVLAAGGCYVPISPEQPTERRKNVLKRAGARFVLCDRELAEESEGERYAQDVAQSSPAPDVPADAPLFYLPLALADRAAPLSEPVRVSPRCPAYIIFTSGSTGQPKGVEVSHRSAMNSILDLNRRWDVGAADRCLPISALDFDLSVYEIFGPLVAGGSVVIAAPEQRRDPAQWIRLMNEHRVTVWDSVPVLLDVLLTQAEESSGPESLRLVMTGGDWVPVDLPGRLHALLPQARFVACGGATEGSIYSNFYEVEAVDEDRASIPYGYPLANQRYRVVDSAGRDCPDLVPGELWIGGAGVATGYRNDEERTRERFVTVHGHRWYRTGDLGRYLPGAVMEFLGRIDHQVKVNGYRIELGEIESVLGRHDAVARAVALVAGETSARRIVTYLQPESGKIDTDAVRRHATQWLPEYAVPEEYLLLPDFPLNQNGKIDRRKLASWTTPDVAAVTEEPVREGTESAIAAIWSDLLGQEVRARNVDFDRMGGNSLLSMRLTQRLSKIADTSFTLRQVQKATTIADLAHLVRTTGAQAKEHTS; encoded by the coding sequence ATGAACAGCGAAGCACAGCACTCCGGATCTGCGGAGCGGTTCGCGCTCACCCCGGTTCAGCAGGCCTACCGGCTGGGCCAGGAGGAGGGGCCCCTGGGGGGCGTGGCCTGCCACATGTACTTCGAGTTCGACGGGACCCGGCTGGACACCGAGCGCCTGGCCGCCGCGGTGGAACAGGTGCAGCAGCACCACGCGCTGCTGCGGGCGCGCTTCGACGATCTCGACCAGGCCCGCGTCGGCGCCCGCGCACCGGCCGGACTGCGCCCGGAGAACCGGCCGTTGGAGCAGGTGCGGGAGGAAATGGCCGCCTCGCACCCGGTGATGGACGGCGGCGGCGGGCTGGACGTGCGGGTGAGCGAGCTGCCCGACGGCGGTTCACGGCTGCATGTCGGCCTGGCCCTGATCGCCGCGGACCCGCCCAGCATCCACACGGTCCTGCGGGACCTGGCGGCCGCCTATCGGCGTGAAACGCTCACGGATCCCGCGGAGTTCGACTTCTCCGCCTTCGCCGCGAGCCGGGCCGCCGCGTCCGGCGCACATGAGGCACCCGAACAGCTGCCGAACCCGCCGAAGCTGCCGTCGTCCGCCTCCGCCGACCACGTCGTCGGCGCTCGTTTCGTGCGCCACCCCGTCCCGCTCGACGCCCAGGTGATGGAACGCCTGGACCGCCGGGCCGCGCGGGAGGACGTCGCCGTGACGGACCTGCTGTTCGCCGCCTTCGCCCATACCGTGGACCGCTGGAGCGAGGTGGACGACTTCGTCCTGAACGTTCCCGACTTCACCCGCCCCGCAGGCGCCGAGGGCGTGGTCGGCGACTTCAGCACGCTGCGGGCCGTTCAGGTTCCGCTGTCCCGCGCCGACAGCCTGCGAGAAGTGGTGTCCCGGGCCGCGGCGGCCCTGCGCTCCGAGGCGCCGACCGTGCACGACCTGGTGTCCTGGGCGCGCGAGCGCGGGCAGGACCTGCGCACCCTGGGCGTCGTGTACACCCGGGTCGGCGCGCCGTGGGCGCCCGCGTCGTGCACGGAGACCTTCGGCCCGATGAGCTGGATGATCTCCCAGACGCCCCAGGTCCACCTGGACTGCCTGGTCGCTCCCGCGTACGAGGGCGGTCCCCCGGAGATGGCCTGGGACGTCGTCGAGGAGATGCTGCCCGCGCCCGTCGTGGAGGCGATGGCCGGTTACTGTGCCGCGACCCTCACGGCGCTGGCCGACGGCGACTGGGATCTGCCCGCGGACCTGCCCCTGCCCGACGACCAGCGCCGCGCACGCGCCGACGTGAACGCCACGGAAGCGGAGACCTCCGACCTCCTGCTGCACGAGGCCGTCCTGCGCCATGCCGCACACGAGGGCGACCGGCCCGCTCTGTTCAGCGACCGCGTCCGCTGGAACCGGACCCAGCTCGCCGATGCCGCCCTGCGCACCGCCTCGCTGCTCGTGGACCGCGGCCTGAGCGCCGGCGACCCCGTGGGGGTGTGCCTCAGTGACGGCGTGGACCAGGTCCAGGCCGTGCTCGGGGTCCTGGCGGCGGGCGGCTGTTACGTGCCGATCAGCCCCGAGCAGCCGACGGAGCGCCGTAAGAACGTCCTCAAGCGCGCCGGGGCACGGTTCGTCCTCTGCGACCGGGAACTGGCGGAGGAGAGCGAGGGCGAACGGTACGCGCAGGACGTCGCGCAGTCGTCTCCCGCGCCCGATGTCCCGGCGGACGCCCCGCTGTTCTACCTGCCGCTCGCTCTCGCCGACCGGGCCGCACCCCTGAGCGAGCCGGTGCGGGTCTCGCCGCGATGTCCCGCGTACATCATCTTCACCTCCGGTTCCACGGGCCAGCCCAAGGGCGTGGAGGTCTCCCACCGGTCGGCGATGAACAGCATCCTCGACCTCAACCGGCGCTGGGACGTCGGCGCCGCCGACAGGTGCCTGCCGATCTCCGCGCTCGACTTCGACCTGTCCGTGTACGAGATCTTCGGCCCGCTCGTGGCCGGCGGCTCCGTCGTCATCGCGGCCCCGGAGCAGCGCCGCGACCCCGCGCAGTGGATCCGGCTGATGAACGAACACCGGGTCACCGTCTGGGACTCGGTGCCCGTACTCCTCGACGTGCTGCTCACCCAGGCCGAGGAGAGCAGCGGGCCGGAGTCGCTGAGGCTCGTGATGACGGGCGGCGACTGGGTGCCCGTCGACCTGCCGGGACGCCTGCACGCGCTGCTCCCGCAGGCACGGTTCGTGGCGTGCGGCGGTGCCACGGAGGGCTCCATCTACTCCAACTTCTACGAGGTCGAGGCGGTCGACGAGGACCGGGCCTCCATCCCGTACGGCTATCCGCTCGCGAACCAGCGGTACCGCGTCGTGGACTCCGCCGGGCGGGACTGTCCGGACCTGGTACCCGGCGAACTCTGGATCGGCGGCGCGGGAGTCGCCACCGGGTACCGCAACGACGAGGAGCGCACCCGGGAACGGTTCGTGACCGTGCACGGCCACCGCTGGTACCGCACCGGCGACCTGGGGCGCTATTTGCCGGGCGCCGTCATGGAGTTCCTCGGGCGCATCGACCATCAGGTGAAGGTGAACGGCTACCGCATCGAACTGGGCGAGATCGAGTCGGTGCTGGGCCGGCACGACGCCGTGGCCCGCGCGGTCGCCCTGGTGGCCGGCGAGACGTCCGCCCGGCGCATCGTCACCTATCTCCAGCCGGAGAGCGGGAAGATCGACACGGACGCGGTGCGCCGGCACGCGACCCAGTGGCTGCCCGAATACGCGGTGCCCGAGGAGTACCTCCTGCTGCCCGACTTCCCCCTGAACCAGAACGGGAAGATCGACCGCAGGAAGCTCGCCTCCTGGACCACGCCCGACGTCGCGGCCGTCACCGAGGAGCCGGTCCGGGAGGGTACGGAGTCCGCCATCGCCGCCATCTGGTCCGACCTGCTGGGCCAGGAGGTCCGGGCCCGCAACGTCGACTTCGACCGCATGGGAGGCAACAGCCTGCTGTCCATGCGCCTGACCCAGCGCCTGTCGAAGATCGCCGACACGTCCTTCACGCTGCGGCAGGTGCAGAAGGCCACCACGATCGCCGACCTCGCCCATCTGGTCCGCACCACAGGTGCGCAGGCGAAGGAGCACACCTCGTGA
- a CDS encoding alpha/beta fold hydrolase, protein MSITLPEPARTWLRPLGDAGDTALVCFPHAGGSASVFGSWKSHLPEHLALLGVQYPGRADRGDEPMSGQLQSLAQQIAMALQWARFPYVLLGHSMGALLAYETCLSLADLGLGHPEQLIVSASPPPDQAPARSRSDVSGRVLSLPGPDEGDQEARQHFAQLVETDLRLLRDYEPTGRRVQTPLTCLYNTDDPDMSAQDAEEWRAFTTEDFRTQELPGGHFSCVEDPQAVGEMLRQLLSPRGQAARGEARRA, encoded by the coding sequence GTGAGCATCACGCTGCCCGAACCGGCCCGTACGTGGCTGAGGCCCCTCGGCGACGCGGGCGACACCGCCCTGGTCTGTTTTCCCCACGCGGGAGGAAGCGCGAGCGTGTTCGGCTCCTGGAAGAGCCACCTGCCGGAACACCTGGCCCTGCTGGGCGTCCAGTACCCCGGTCGCGCGGACCGCGGCGACGAACCGATGTCCGGTCAACTCCAGTCCCTCGCACAGCAGATCGCCATGGCGCTGCAGTGGGCCCGCTTCCCCTATGTCCTGCTGGGACACAGCATGGGTGCCCTCCTCGCCTACGAGACGTGTCTGAGCCTCGCCGACCTCGGCCTCGGACACCCCGAGCAGCTCATCGTGTCCGCCAGCCCTCCGCCCGACCAGGCCCCGGCGCGCAGCCGGAGCGACGTCAGCGGCCGGGTCCTCAGCCTGCCCGGGCCCGACGAGGGGGACCAGGAAGCCCGTCAGCACTTCGCGCAGCTCGTGGAGACGGATCTCCGGCTCCTGCGGGACTACGAACCCACGGGCCGCCGGGTGCAGACCCCCCTCACCTGCCTGTACAACACCGACGACCCCGACATGAGCGCTCAGGACGCCGAAGAGTGGCGGGCGTTCACCACCGAGGACTTCCGCACCCAGGAGCTGCCCGGAGGGCACTTCTCGTGTGTCGAGGACCCGCAGGCCGTGGGGGAGATGCTGAGGCAGCTGCTGAGCCCTCGGGGCCAGGCGGCGCGCGGCGAGGCAAGACGGGCATAA
- a CDS encoding citrate synthase 2: protein MSDFDPSFVPGLEGVVAFETEIAEPDKEGGALRYRGVDIEDLVGHVSFGNVWGLLVDGAFDPGLPPAEPFPIPVHSGDIRVDVQSALAMLAPVWGLKPLLDIDERRARDDLARAAVMALSYVAQSARGQGVAMVPQSEIDKAQSVVERFMIRWRGEPDPKHVAAVDAYWTSAAEHGMNASTFTARVIASTGADVAAALSGAVGAMSGPLHGGAPSRVLGMIEEIERSGDADAYVKRALDKGERLMGFGHRVYRAEDPRARVLRRTARELGAPRFEVAEALEKAALAELHARRPDRVLATNVEFWAAIVLDFAEVPAHMFTSMFTCARTAGWSAHILEQKRTGRLVRPSARYVGPGSRSPRDIRGYADIAQ from the coding sequence ATGTCCGACTTCGACCCGTCCTTCGTACCCGGCCTCGAAGGCGTCGTGGCGTTCGAGACGGAGATCGCCGAACCGGACAAGGAAGGCGGCGCCCTGCGGTACCGGGGCGTCGACATCGAGGATCTGGTCGGCCATGTGTCGTTCGGGAACGTGTGGGGGCTGCTGGTCGACGGGGCCTTCGATCCCGGGCTGCCGCCCGCCGAGCCGTTCCCCATCCCCGTCCACTCCGGTGACATCCGCGTCGACGTGCAGTCCGCGCTGGCGATGCTGGCGCCCGTGTGGGGCCTGAAGCCGCTGCTCGACATCGACGAGCGGCGGGCCCGCGACGATCTGGCGCGGGCCGCCGTCATGGCGCTGTCGTACGTCGCCCAGTCCGCGCGCGGGCAGGGGGTGGCGATGGTGCCGCAGAGCGAGATCGACAAGGCGCAGTCGGTCGTGGAGCGGTTCATGATCCGCTGGCGCGGGGAGCCGGACCCGAAGCACGTCGCGGCCGTCGACGCGTACTGGACCTCCGCCGCCGAGCACGGCATGAACGCCTCCACGTTCACGGCCCGGGTCATCGCCTCCACCGGGGCCGATGTGGCGGCGGCGCTGTCGGGTGCCGTCGGGGCCATGTCCGGGCCGCTGCACGGGGGCGCTCCGTCGCGGGTGCTCGGGATGATCGAGGAGATCGAGCGGAGCGGGGACGCCGACGCGTACGTGAAGCGGGCGCTGGACAAGGGTGAGCGGCTGATGGGCTTCGGGCACCGGGTGTACCGGGCCGAGGATCCGCGGGCGCGGGTGCTGCGGCGGACCGCCCGGGAGCTGGGTGCCCCGCGCTTCGAGGTCGCGGAGGCGCTGGAGAAGGCCGCGCTGGCCGAGCTGCACGCGCGGCGGCCCGACCGTGTGCTCGCTACGAACGTGGAGTTCTGGGCGGCCATCGTGCTCGACTTCGCCGAGGTGCCGGCGCACATGTTCACGTCGATGTTCACCTGTGCGCGGACGGCTGGGTGGTCGGCGCACATCCTTGAGCAGAAGCGCACGGGGCGCCTGGTCCGTCCTTCGGCCCGCTACGTGGGGCCGGGGTCGCGCTCGCCCCGGGACATCCGGGGTTACGCCGACATCGCCCAGTAG
- the pdxH gene encoding pyridoxamine 5'-phosphate oxidase, whose translation MREQYRTHEGGLHESDLAPHPMRQFTHWFKQAAAPGSPLAEPNAMVVSTADAEGRPSSRTVLLKSYDDEGFVFYTNYGSRKARELAVNAHVALLFPWHPMSRQVLVTGVAERTSREETEAYFHSRPHGSQLGAWASEQSAVLASRAELDAGYAALVRRYPPGTAVPVPDHWGGFRVRPEAVEFWQGRENRLHDRLRYVLAGPAWRVERLSP comes from the coding sequence ATGCGCGAGCAGTACCGCACCCACGAAGGCGGCCTGCACGAGTCCGATCTCGCCCCGCACCCCATGCGGCAGTTCACGCACTGGTTCAAGCAGGCGGCCGCCCCCGGCTCGCCGCTGGCCGAGCCGAACGCCATGGTGGTCTCCACCGCCGACGCCGAGGGCCGCCCCAGCTCGCGCACCGTGCTCCTGAAGTCCTACGACGACGAGGGCTTCGTCTTCTACACCAACTACGGCTCCCGCAAGGCGCGCGAACTCGCCGTCAACGCCCACGTCGCGCTGCTCTTCCCCTGGCATCCGATGAGCCGGCAGGTCCTGGTGACGGGGGTGGCGGAGCGGACGTCGCGGGAGGAGACCGAGGCGTACTTCCACTCCCGGCCGCACGGGTCGCAGCTCGGGGCGTGGGCCAGTGAGCAGTCCGCCGTGCTGGCCTCCCGGGCCGAACTGGACGCCGGGTACGCGGCGCTGGTCCGGCGCTATCCTCCCGGCACCGCGGTGCCGGTGCCGGATCACTGGGGCGGGTTCCGGGTGCGTCCCGAGGCGGTCGAGTTCTGGCAGGGGCGTGAGAACCGTCTGCACGACCGCCTCCGCTATGTCCTGGCCGGACCGGCCTGGCGGGTGGAACGCCTGAGCCCGTGA